One genomic segment of Brevibacillus laterosporus LMG 15441 includes these proteins:
- the nagA gene encoding N-acetylglucosamine-6-phosphate deacetylase has product MTVTQTQKIINVNIVTEKGILEQAILLMENGKIIYVGPENGQEAESVYDGKGATLAPGFIDLHVHGGAGYDFMDSTQEAVDGICSFHAKHGTTGLLATTMTAPIERNLEILEFYSNIKENKGAKVVGVHMEGPFINPVLKGAQNGEWIEPPTLANMQKVFSIARPGLVKLMTLAPELVTEDEVFDLLREQKVIASVGHSLQDYDGACQCLRKGVNHATHLGNAMKGLHHRDVGIIGLAMQNPEMTFDFICDGIHLSPNFIRILAKACELNQMMLITDAMRAAGLDDGEYDLGGQNVIVRGDEARLSDGTLAGSVLTLDKALSNFMKFTNIPLEKAIYLLTMNQAKKLGISETKGSIQVGKDADLVLLSKEYQVMATWVEGKIVFEKAEE; this is encoded by the coding sequence ATGACTGTTACTCAAACACAAAAAATTATAAATGTGAATATTGTCACAGAAAAAGGTATTCTTGAACAGGCCATTCTCCTTATGGAAAACGGAAAAATTATCTATGTAGGCCCTGAAAATGGACAAGAAGCAGAATCTGTTTACGATGGAAAAGGTGCAACTCTAGCACCGGGATTCATTGATTTACATGTACACGGTGGTGCGGGATATGATTTTATGGACAGCACACAGGAAGCAGTTGATGGCATTTGTAGCTTCCATGCTAAGCACGGTACTACTGGTCTATTGGCTACTACGATGACAGCTCCCATCGAACGTAATCTTGAAATATTGGAATTTTATTCAAATATAAAGGAGAACAAAGGTGCTAAAGTAGTTGGCGTTCATATGGAGGGACCGTTTATTAATCCAGTCTTAAAGGGAGCGCAAAATGGAGAGTGGATTGAGCCCCCAACACTTGCTAATATGCAAAAGGTTTTCTCAATCGCCCGTCCAGGCCTAGTCAAGCTTATGACATTAGCCCCTGAGCTGGTTACTGAAGATGAGGTATTTGATCTACTGCGCGAACAAAAGGTCATTGCATCTGTTGGACACTCCTTACAAGATTATGATGGCGCATGCCAATGCTTACGCAAAGGGGTAAACCACGCGACCCATTTAGGAAATGCGATGAAGGGCTTGCACCATCGTGATGTGGGCATTATCGGTTTAGCCATGCAGAATCCAGAAATGACATTTGATTTTATCTGTGATGGTATTCATCTATCTCCTAACTTCATCCGTATTTTGGCAAAAGCATGCGAATTAAATCAAATGATGCTCATTACCGATGCGATGCGTGCAGCAGGCTTAGATGATGGTGAATATGATTTAGGTGGACAAAATGTGATCGTTCGTGGGGATGAAGCGCGTCTTTCTGATGGTACATTAGCGGGAAGTGTTCTTACCCTAGATAAAGCATTGTCTAACTTTATGAAGTTTACAAACATCCCTTTGGAAAAAGCAATTTACTTGCTTACAATGAACCAAGCAAAAAAATTAGGCATTAGTGAAACAAAAGGTAGCATCCAAGTAGGCAAAGATGCTGATCTTGTACTGTTATCGAAGGAATATCAGGTTATGGCTACTTGGGTGGAAGGAAAAATCGTATTTGAAAAGGCGGAGGAATAG
- the nagB gene encoding glucosamine-6-phosphate deaminase — MQVQVFEDYDTLSRYAADIFLKQIKKKSDSVLGLATGGTPEGFYRHLITSYKDQKLDFSRLRTFNLDEYYPIKREHPQSYWTFMHDHLFAYVNISTSNIHLPNGETTNVDAECDRYEEEIGANGGVDIQILGIGENGHIGFNEPGASFDSRTRMVELTKNTIQANSRYFDSEEDVPRHAITMGIASIMQSKKIVILAAGVKKAEAVAKAIQGEITEAMPASILQKHPDVIFLLDKEAASLLTHN; from the coding sequence ATGCAGGTACAGGTTTTTGAGGATTATGACACACTCAGCCGTTATGCAGCAGATATTTTTTTAAAACAGATTAAGAAAAAATCTGATTCCGTTTTGGGATTAGCTACGGGCGGAACACCAGAAGGATTTTATCGACACCTGATTACTAGTTATAAAGATCAAAAGCTGGACTTTTCAAGATTGCGTACTTTTAACCTAGACGAATATTATCCGATTAAGCGTGAGCATCCACAAAGCTATTGGACATTCATGCATGATCATTTATTTGCTTATGTCAATATATCAACAAGCAATATCCACCTTCCCAACGGCGAAACGACCAATGTGGATGCAGAGTGCGACCGATATGAAGAAGAGATCGGAGCAAACGGAGGAGTAGATATTCAAATTCTAGGAATAGGTGAAAATGGTCATATTGGCTTTAATGAACCAGGCGCTTCTTTCGATTCTCGCACGCGTATGGTCGAGCTGACTAAGAACACGATCCAAGCCAACTCTCGCTATTTCGACAGTGAGGAGGATGTACCGCGTCATGCGATTACAATGGGGATTGCTAGCATTATGCAAAGTAAAAAAATCGTAATCCTCGCAGCAGGTGTAAAAAAGGCAGAGGCAGTGGCGAAAGCGATTCAAGGCGAAATAACTGAAGCGATGCCAGCTTCTATTTTACAAAAGCATCCTGATGTAATCTTCCTTCTAGATAAGGAAGCAGCCTCCCTGCTCACTCATAACTAG